Below is a window of Haloterrigena alkaliphila DNA.
AGATCATCAAGGCGGTCGTCCAGCCGATCGCCGGTGAGCAGGGATCGGACGAACTGCGGAGCGAGATCCGGGACCTCGTCCGCGAGAAACTGGCAAAGTACGAGTATCCCCGCGAGATCGAGTTCGTCGACGAACTGCCGACGACGACCACCGGCAAGATCCGGCGGACGGAACTGGTCTGAGTCGACGAACGAGCGGCGTCGGGGAGCGCTCGAGTGAACGGTATCGATCGCTACTCGAGACCGACGGCGACGTTACTCGCTGTCGGGCGAGTAGTTCGGCGCCTCGTCGGTGATGACGACGTCGTGGGCGTGGCTCTCGGCCTGCCCGGCCGAGGAGACGCGGACGAACTCCGACCGCTCCTTGAACTCGGGGATCGTCTCCGCGCCGACGTAGCCCATGCCCGACTGCATGCCGCCCGCGAGCTGGTGGAGTTCGGATTTGAGGGTGCCCTTGTACGGCGTCGCGGCCTCGACGCCCTCGGGGACGTACTCGTCCTCTTCGTCGGGTTCCTCCTTGAGGTAGCGGTCGCTGTCGCCGGACTTCATGGCGCCGACCGATCCCATCCCGCGGTACTGCTTGTACTTCTTGCCGTTCATCGTGACGACGCGGCCGGGCGCTTCCTCGGTACCCGCGAAATACGAGCCGAGCATGACCGCGTCCGCTCCGGCGGCGACGGCCTTGATCGCGTCGCCGGAGTACCGGATACCGCCGTCGGCGATGACCGGCACGTCGTGTTCTGCAGCCACGTCCGCGACCTGTGCGACGGCCGTGATCTGTGGCATCCCGGCGCCGGAGACGATGCGGGTCGTACAGATCGATCCCGGGCCGATGCCGACCTTGATGCCGTCCGCGAAGTCGACGAGGTCCTCGGCCGCTTCGCGAGTGCCGACGTTGCCGACGACGACGTCGGCGTCGACGCTCTCCTTGATCTCGCGGGCGCCGTCGATGACGTTCAGGTTGTGTGCGTGAGCGGTGTCGATGAACAGGATGTCGGCGCCGGCCTCGTCGGCGGCGAGCGCACGATCGGTCTCGAAGGGGCTGACGGCGACGCCACACCGGAGTCGCCCGTCCTCGTCGCGGACGGCCTCCTTGTACTCGCGGCGCTGGAGGATCCCCTGCATCGTCACGAGGCCGACGAGGAGGTTCTCGTCGTCGACCACGGGGACGCGCTCGATCTTGTGGTCGTACATCAGTTCGAACGCCTCGCGGGCGTCGACGTCCTCGTGGGCCGTGATGACCTCGTCGGTCATCGCTTCGGTGACCGGGTCGTCCTCGTTAACCTCGAGGTGGGGCCGGATGTCCGTACTCGAGATGATCCCCAGCACCTCGCCGTTGGTGTTGACGACCGGCGCGCCGCCGACGCCCTGACGGGCCATTCGCTCGTCGACCTCGCGAACGGACATCTCGGGATCGGCGGTGACGACCGAGTCCAGCGGGATGATGAGTTCGTCGGCGCTCTTGACGCGCTCGATCTCCTCGACCATCTCGTCGACGTTCATGTTTCGGTGGAGAACGCCGAGGCCGCCGTGGCGGGCCATCGCGATGGCCATGTCGCTCTCGGTGACGGTGTCCATCGCGGCCGAGAGGATCGGGACCGAGACCTCCACGTTCTTCGAGACGTGGGAGGTGAGGTCCGCGTCGTCCGGTTCGACGCGGCTCTCCTTGGGGCGAAGGAGAACGTCGTCGAACGTTAGCGCCTCCGGTACCTGCAGTTTCGAAGAATAGGGCTCGTGCTCAGGAATGTCGTTCGCCATGTAAATCGTCCGAACCCGCGGGGGAAAAGCGTTGCGAGATATAATCGCCCGCGACCGGGTGACGAGGCCGTCGGCGGTGAATGCGCATCGGGACCGCGTCGACTCAGGGGGATCCGAAACTGAGATCTCCGTCCGCCGTTCGGACCGTCGCGACCGTCGGGCGACCACCCCGCGAAGTACCGGCGGGCTGAATCCGCTCCCGAATCACACGATCAATCACGGGATTTATATCCTGAGATGAAATCTTCAATCGCGAATGCGTACATTCCCGGGCGCATCTGCCCCTCAGTGTCGAAAACACGCCAGGACATGTAACACCGTACCACACAACGTTTATTGACAGTCCGATACTCAATTCGGGTATGATCGCTGTGAGTTTCAGTGCACCCCGAACCGCTGGCCTGACGAGCGTCGACAGTGACGCCGCCACCTTCCAGTTCGGGAAATTTACACAGAAACTCACAGCGCGAGGCCGCAATCCCAACGGCTCGAACTGGTGGCTCGCCCACCAGCCCGTACGGGACCATCTGCCCTATTACCCGCCGGCCTCGGGTCATGGCCAACAGCCCTGACCGATGAGTACGTCACGACACCCGGTCGCCCTCAGTCTCGAGCGCATCGTCGGCGGTGACGCGAGACTGTTAGCGCTGGTGATGATGCTGCCGCTGATCGACGGGGTCTTTCCGGCGCTGATCCTCGCGGGCGCGTTGAACGACCCGCTGGGAGCCATCCAGGTCGGGTTGTTGATCTTCGGCGGCAGCGCCACGGTCGCGGTGATCCTCGCGGAGATGACCGGCACGCCGCGCGAACAGGCGGCGATCGTCCTGCTGGTCGGCATTCCGCTGATACTGCTGGCGGCCGTGCAGGCCGCGCTCGCGCCGGCGATCGGCAGCCTCGTCAACGACGTCATCATCACGCGCTTCGCGGCGCTGGTGATCCTGGCGATCGCGGCCAAGACCGCCAGCGCGACGATCGGCGAGTACCTGCCCAATCCGATGCTCATCATCGGGCTGGGGCTCGTCGCCAGTTTCGATCCGAGCGGCGCCAGGCTCGTCGTGATGGACGATCCCGCGCTCGTCGCGAACGCGACTCTCGCCGCGGGGATCGGCGTCCTCTTCGCGCTGGCCGTCGCCGTCGGCGCACCGTACCTCCGCGAGTGGATGGACATCGACCGCTTCCGCTTCGGCAGCGCGGTCGCCCTCGGTCTGCTCCCGCTGTCCATGCTCGGGATGGCCTTCGGACAGGCCCCGCTGGCGGCGCTGATCGTCGCCGCCGTGTTCGCCATCGACCTGCCCCTCGAGCGGGGCTCGAGCGGGTCGTCGGACGACGGCCCGGCCGGGATCGATCCGGTGGCCGACGGCGGCGACGAGGAACCGGGCCTCGAGGTCGAACCGGTCGAGGAAACCGAGGAGTCGGGTCCGTATCCGGGCGACGACTCGACGAACACCGAAGGCCGCGCCCCGTGGCTGTAGGGTGGAACCGAAACCACTTTAGGCAGGATCCCCCAACTGACTCGCGAGGGGTCGTGGCCAAGCCCGGCATGGCGACTGACTCCAGAGGCTACGGCGCCCGGGACGACACTCCAGACTGATATACTGATCGGACACCTGATCAGTGTCCG
It encodes the following:
- a CDS encoding DUF5794 domain-containing protein gives rise to the protein MSTSRHPVALSLERIVGGDARLLALVMMLPLIDGVFPALILAGALNDPLGAIQVGLLIFGGSATVAVILAEMTGTPREQAAIVLLVGIPLILLAAVQAALAPAIGSLVNDVIITRFAALVILAIAAKTASATIGEYLPNPMLIIGLGLVASFDPSGARLVVMDDPALVANATLAAGIGVLFALAVAVGAPYLREWMDIDRFRFGSAVALGLLPLSMLGMAFGQAPLAALIVAAVFAIDLPLERGSSGSSDDGPAGIDPVADGGDEEPGLEVEPVEETEESGPYPGDDSTNTEGRAPWL
- the guaB gene encoding IMP dehydrogenase — protein: MANDIPEHEPYSSKLQVPEALTFDDVLLRPKESRVEPDDADLTSHVSKNVEVSVPILSAAMDTVTESDMAIAMARHGGLGVLHRNMNVDEMVEEIERVKSADELIIPLDSVVTADPEMSVREVDERMARQGVGGAPVVNTNGEVLGIISSTDIRPHLEVNEDDPVTEAMTDEVITAHEDVDAREAFELMYDHKIERVPVVDDENLLVGLVTMQGILQRREYKEAVRDEDGRLRCGVAVSPFETDRALAADEAGADILFIDTAHAHNLNVIDGAREIKESVDADVVVGNVGTREAAEDLVDFADGIKVGIGPGSICTTRIVSGAGMPQITAVAQVADVAAEHDVPVIADGGIRYSGDAIKAVAAGADAVMLGSYFAGTEEAPGRVVTMNGKKYKQYRGMGSVGAMKSGDSDRYLKEEPDEEDEYVPEGVEAATPYKGTLKSELHQLAGGMQSGMGYVGAETIPEFKERSEFVRVSSAGQAESHAHDVVITDEAPNYSPDSE